From the Juglans microcarpa x Juglans regia isolate MS1-56 chromosome 3D, Jm3101_v1.0, whole genome shotgun sequence genome, the window GATGGCTGGTAAAGCCATAACTGCAACACAATTCACATTGAACCGGTACTTTCCGGAAACCCAAGTCCCCACTTTCCACCGAAGCCGGCCGTTCACCTTCAGGCTCAGAACTAGTTTTCCGGCGGTTTGATCACGTCCAACTTCATAGCCAAAAGATGGAGCCACAGGAAGCCACGTTCCTATCAAAGAAGCTGTTAACAGATTACTGTCTTGATGTCCTTGGTagaaaggaggaagagaggtATTGGTTGTTATCCGTTGTCCCTTGTAATCGGCATAAACTTGAAGCTCATCGTAGTAAATGCCAACTTTCTGGTTAGGGTTCTTGGAAAGGAGGGTGAGTTGGAGGGAGGAGTTGAGAAGGTGAGAGCCTGAGAGGTTGAGCTGGTAGATGTCAGCTTCTCTTAGGGAAAAGTCAGGCTTTGAGGGGCGTAAGATGAGCCAGATGACTAATATAAGTGAGAGAATCGAGGTGAATAacgaggagaagaagaagaatagctTCTTGTGATGCTGGTCGATGTTCAGTCCTTGCTTGGCGCAGTGTTTAGGAGACTTTATGAGGACTTGAGACATTTGCAGGAAgcaagcagagagagagagagagagagagagagagagagaggaaggggaAGTTGGCGAGGTTAAGGAAGAGGAGAGGATGGGGTTATAAAGAAAGTAAGCAGCAGAAAGCAGCAATTATTTTGCACTGTGTTGCTTTTGACTGGCAGCTACTCCCATTACCATAGATATTTGCGTGTAACTTCTTGTATAGTTGTATGTAGACTTTTAAACTCATGGCTTTAAAGtagatttataagattaattatgCATccaaaccattaaattaatagATTGCTGTCGCTTGCCTCTTAACAACGTTGTATAAACTTCTTGTCGTGGATACCCTGCACAAATAAAAGGCACGCAAGCCACAAGTAGTAAAAGATCCAAGCTTGTGCGGGACAAGTAAAAGATGATATACTCTCATTCcacttttaatttatcattGTATTGATTATGtgatggtatatatatatatatatatatcaattattaaattaatcaattcttttttttcaaatgataaaTTCAAGATTTAGTAAATAATATCAGACGTCACATGGGATAGAAGTAAGACGGGGGATATAgtatataatgtttttatttttcaaagacaCGTACATATTGTTAGAAGGGTAACCCTTACACCTTCTTTACTACTTGGAAGAGAAATTTTCCTACCAGCCCATGGATAAGGCCTAGGTAGGACATCTGAGGCCCATCTTAGCCCAAGCCTCATCCCCCTAACGGCCCTGATGTCACTTAAGGAGCTTAGCCTCCGAATTATGCCAACCAGAGAGGGGGGCATAGCGCGGGAAAACTAGTTAACAGGGACAGATGGGACTCGTCGCCCCTGACGTCCCCTATGACACCTAGCAATAAAAGATTTGCATCGACAAGCGGGCGGGAAATGTGAGCAGTCCTGCATTTTCTGACAAAGGATATGAAGAATAACAACGCTAATCATCTACTGGCAAAATACCACTTAGGGAGCCATGCTGCACTAATGGCGCCACCCCCGAACTACATGTCCCCTTTATGGCGCCACCCCAGGTTCTGCGCCGCATTAAAAGATCTTGATTGGGCTACAGTGGGAGGGTGACGTGAATCCACTGACATCGAGAACCGGATATCGCCCCCGCTGGGCAGGGGGACCTCGTATAAGAGTTGTTCTCTTGGTACAAAtatctctctctaaactctaaCTCTAAGCAAAAAAAGACACGGCTTACTAAGACAATCGACTAACTTTGGCATTAGAAAGCCCCCAGCCCCCACCGAGCCCCCACCCCTTTGTTTTCCCTTGTGTGCGGATAATAGGACCTTGTCCCTAGTTGAAGAAACGAGGCCAGGTGTACAAAGCACGACGTCAACACTACTATTTTACTACTTaactattcttttctttttactatttgaatctggattaaaaatctcaaaatatgacattcttgcataatctaaaagaaaataaactcaatcaactaacgtaatcgtgtaatttaattaaaaataaatttaattttataaagatTAACTCAAAGAGCAAATGAaggtaaatttttataaaattgaatttatttttaattaaattacatgattaaattggttgattaaaattattttcttctagataATGAGAGAATGTCATATTTTGGAATTGTTAATCCACATTCAATTagcaaatgagaaaaaaaataactagataATAAAGCAGTAGCAAAGGAAGTGTAAGGATATCATTACCcttgttaaaataatattacctaCTTATGAtggaatatattcataataacaTATGTATggtaatatgatttattatctaccatatttagtttattatataaatcaattaatattgttgatttattgtattttaattctttatctGACCTCATTCACCTATTTATAACGACAGATGTTATGAATTCAAAAATACTGGAGAATAGTAAAAATGTAACCCTCaaattctctctccctcctctcttctccgtctccttttctattttcttatatttttttatcatacatACAATAAATCATTCATATAACAAACGTTCATATAAGATAAAACGTTGAGAGATCAAAAGAGTTGACAACAATTCCATTGTCGTTATTAGAGATCTTTGACGTTACTTTCACAgcttaattttatgatatatgtatattttgaaATGCTCCAGTTAAAGATAACTGTGGCAATAATTGATGAAAAATGCTATAACACTTATAAAACACGAAATGGGACACCTTCCACATCAGGACATATAAAATGTCTAATTTATCCTCCTTTAAAACACAACTTCATGTGTTTTCAGACCATCCTCTCCCACGAACATCAGCAGCATTTCTCAACCATGAGCATCAAACCCTTCTCGACCATGGCTGCTATCAGGGCCGCTCAATAGGTTCGGGGCCTAaggttaagatttttattaaggttttatttttttaaaaaaataaaattaaataaaattattttaattttaatttttacattctatttttatttaaaaataatttcaatcgTTTGTCAAGTAAAATTactaattaagattttatactaCATTTTCAACCAATAATCGACTTAatctttattagaaaattgtcgatttagaagattttattaaatctaGTTTTATAAGACGTGCTTTAGGTATTCtgaaattcaactttttttctatcatttcttaaaattcaataaaatatcttaattcaaactatttcactactattcacaaatattttgaaatattattagtatataaaaGAGTCCTGAAagcaattataatcattattgtcaataaagttctataaataacctagacatttaaaaaaaaaaagtaggctcTTGCCTTTTCAAAGGATCATACAAAACAATTTTATGAACACTCAAAAATtagactttgatatttttaattttttacattacatattaaattaataatgacAAAAGTGAAGTATATTGTTAGAAGGAGagtacttgaaataattattatgtGGGATACTTTTAAAACTAATAACGGCATAATATCTATTTAATACTTTTGAGGTTATGTTATTGggttaactaatttttttaattacatatatttttttcttttaaaaaaattatactttgacttttttttttagggggctTCTTCCAGTAGGGGCCTTAGGCAATTGCCTTATTCGTCTAATGGAAGAGCCGGCCCTGGCTGCTGCATCTGCATCAGACCAACATTCATGCTCTGGTTTTACCCTTCCTTCCAATTTCACCTCAAATCTATACAACTAAAAACCATCATATCAACTTTAAAATTCAAGGATGtacataaaaatgatttcttcaagaaaaataatactacaaaTCTTGGTCATGGTTGCtgctctgcatttttttttcatgtttgttGAGCTATAGAAGGCCTAAAGTATACACAtacaaatgaagataaaataaatgttaTCAATTTAGTTAAAAATCACTAAGTACACAtacaaataaagataaaatgcaAAGAGGTTAATCTcgaattgttaaaaaaaaatgtttacagaTCACTTATACATGTATTTTATCCAGAAAAATATGTTTACAAATTCCTTCCCTTACGCACGTAttgcatagagagagagagagagagggagggagaggtgATTACCTTCTCTTGGACACGTGAAATGCTGCGAGAGGACGGACGAATTGTTAGTGCaggagaagttttatttatttgttttcatgaACCTGGGCGGCAGGATGAAAGAGCGATTTTCCTCTACTTATCCACCTCAGCACTATTTGCGCGTTTCGTGCACTACAAGGGGCTTCCCTGTAGCAGCACTCCCTGTGCTTTGTCGAGGAGTCATCCCGTGTAGGACAAACAGAACCAGAAACTTTTTGTCTCGTAGATTTGCTACTTTCATGTGAACTGTTTCCAGGTTAAcagtaaaaaatagtaatttcagCTTTGAGCTTATACACATTACACATTGTTCTCTCACATATTTAGCCTAAGTTTTAATAATGGTTACcgtctcatataattattataaattttttaaatttttatataaaatataataaataatttaatttttttaaaattttaaaataaaaattatattataataatatttatttttaattttaattttttttctcaacttatcttatttaCATAATCAAACGAGGTAGAAAAGACTAATTAATGACATGGAGCAAAATCACGGTATGCATTGTCCTGCTGATGAGTACCCACAGCTATTACCCAGAAGTAGTCCACGTGGCAGACATATatcttaaatttgttttttaaaaaaataagaaaagtttcGTACATATTTCTAAGCCCTTTTAAAAGAAAgttatatcttaattaaaagtgaaataatataaaaaatcgtacaatcttcttttataaaaatagaatttaggAAATAGTTTTCACTAGACTCTAGAAGTCTCTAGCGAGGTGGACGGATATCCTTCACTGAGATGGAAGGTTTGTTTGCCCAAGGCAAGATGtggataataattttaatagttcCAAGAGTGTGATTACTTAAGAACAAGTTTGGAAAGGTTGAGAAGAAGATGGTAGATGTTCTTGCTGATTTGTGGAGTAACTTATCACTAACTGAAGATGAAAAAGATAAAGTTGCGATCACAGGGGAAGATATTGAAGACACCATGGAAAGAGGTAAACTTTGCCTAGTGGGAAAATtaataactgaaaaaaaaaaaagataaaccgAGAGGCCTTCAAGAATACCATGTCCAAGGTTTGGAAATTCTGTGTAGGTATTAAGATCATTGAAGTGGGAGAGAACCTATACGTTTTTGAATTTCAATCCGAGGCTGATTTAAGTAGAATATGGGAGGAACAACCTTGGATGTTTGATATAAATTTGATCTGTTTGAAGAGATTTGAGAGCTTCACACCACCTACTGAACTTCTGTTTACTCATACTAATTTGTGGGTTCAATTACATAATCTACCTTTGGCATGTATGAACAAAGAGGTAGGGGCTAGAATTAGATCTACTATTGGTATTGTTCTTCAGGTGGATGCAGACTATAATGAAGATTGTTGGGTAAAGTGGTTAAGGGTTTTAGTTGAAGTTGACTTGATGAAATCCTTAGCTCGAGGAAAAATTCTAGAACTCATAGGTCAACGAAGGTTTGTGCAGTTCAAGTATGAAAGGCTTTCaaggttttgttttaattgtggaatgattcaaCATGCTTTGAGTGGCTGTATAGGCAAGCTTAGAAATTCTAATTTAGTTGGAGAAATAAGCACTACTCAGTATGGATCTTGGATGCAAGCAACTACTTTAGGTTCAAGCCCAACCAGTTCAAGAATTAATTCTAGCTATGGAAGTAGTTCACGAAAGCAAATGATTAATTTATCTAAACCTGGGTCTGAAGAGCAGCAAAATTTAAGGAATATTaatctgaaagaaaaagaagatactGAGAACTTAGAAAGTATAAATGGGCAGGATAGTGGCTGCGATGGTAATCTCAAAACTTCAGAAGGGGTACCGTTGTTGATCATGGATATACAAAACAATAGCCACAAGGATGCAGACTCGGAGTCAAGATCAGTTTCATTTACACAAACAAAGGAAAACAAGTCAGAACCTCAACATGAGCAATTGATCGATGTTGAGATACAGCAAGTGAATGAGGTAAGTGTGAATAGGTGGAAGAGAAGGGCAAGGGGACAGAGTACTGCAGATTTGATGCCTGTTGACTCTCATGCTACTAGGAAAAGGAAAACTGAGGTAGGAAACATCATTTTtgctttagaaaataattaggaagctagagggaaaaaaacaagTTGTAGAATCTGTTCTGAATATATCGGCGGAGGCTATGAATCAGCCCCGTCGGGCGAAATGAGGCTTATAAgctggaactgccgagggcttggcaaccctcggacagttagaGATCTTAATCATTTGGTTAAGGTCTATATGCCTAGTATCTTGTTTCTCATGAAAACTAAGATACAGAAGTATCAGATGGAGGGGATTAGGAGTAGATTGGATTTTTATAACTTGTTTTCAGTTGAAGGTGTAGGCAAAAGTGGAGGCTTAGCTGTGTTATGGGATGATGAGACTAGGCTCAGAATTCATACTTACTCTCATAGACATGTCAATGCATGGATTGATCAGaaagatatttcatggggagcctgaaacagaaaaaagaattaGAGGATGGAATCTGTTGAGACATCTGAAATTGCAAAATCCTAGGAGATGGCTTTGTAtaggagatttcaatgaaatcatATATCAAAGTGAGACATATGAGGGAGCAAGAAGAGATGAAAGGCAGATGGAAAGGCTTAGAAATGTGCTGGCAGACTGTATGCTTAGTGATGTGGGTTTCCAAAAGGGCAATTATATATGGGCTAATAACAGATCAGATCACTTTTTTACTAAGGAAAAGCTTGATAGAGCAGTAGCAACTTCTGAATGGTGTGCATAATTTGGCAATGGTGAGGTTTAAGTGTTGGCAACATCCACATCTGACCATTGTCCTATATTGATCTCTTTAAATATGCAGCAAGATATAAATAGGACTTACCATCATGCGAGTAGATTTGAAGATAGGTGGTCAACATATTCTGATTGTGAGGATGTTATTTCGACAGCTTGGCAGGGAAATGGGAATCAGTTGGAGTGATTAGGGAGAATACAACAGAAATTGGCAGGATGTATGAGTGAATTAAAGAAGTGGAGTAAAAAGAAGGATTGTGATTCGAAAGGAAAATTGACACAGAAATTTCAAACTTTACAAGATTTACAGCAGTCACAAACAGAAGAAATAATGCAAGAAGAAAACATTTGCAAAAGGAAATTGAAGACATATTGGAAAGAGATCATTTGACATAGAAGCAAAGAGCTAAGGTTACCTGGCTACAACAAGGGGATAGAAACACCAGATATTATCATTTGTATGCcaaccagaaaaagaaaaggaatactATTAAGCAGCTTACAAATGAGCATGGGGTAACTTTATCTGATCCTATTTTAATTGGGAAGGCCTTCACTGACTATTATAGAGATTTGTTTACAACCTCTCAGCCCTGCAACATTGAGGCCTTTATCAATGCAACTCCTAAAAAAGTAACTCAGTCCATGAATGACAAGCTGCTTTTACCTTTCAGCAAAGAAGAGATCATGAATGCAGTATTCCAATTGGGCCCTTATAAAGCACTTGGTCCAGATGGGTATGGGGCTTGCTTTTATCAAAGGTATTGGTCTGTGGTGGGAGAAGAGGTATGTCAAGCaatttgaacttttttaaactttgacCATAATATGGAAGCCATCAATTTCACTTATCTTGTGATGATACCAAAACATTCTAATCCACAAAATATTTCAGAGTATCAACCAATTAATTTGTGCAATGTCTAATACAAGATCATCACAAAGGTGTTGGCTAATCGACTGAAACAAATCCTTCCAGCAATTATTTCAAAAACCCAATGTGCATTTGTCCCAGGAAGGCTCATTTCTGATAACATTTTAGTAGCTTATGAAACACTCCACATGATGAGAACAAAGATGCATGGACAGAAATGTTATATGGCATTAAAattggatatgagcaaggcatatGACAAGATAGTGAAGTTTTTTTAGGAAAACAATGCTGAAAATGGGATTTGATGAAAGATGGACAGATCTGATTCAAAGGTGTATTCATTCCCCTTCATTCTCAGTCTTGCTTAATGGAGTTCCACAAGAAGTGTTAAATCTTCAATGGGTTTAAGACAAGGATGCCCGTTATCTCATTTTCTGTTTATTATTTGTGCTGAAGCCATAACTGCACAGCTTCAAGAAGCAGAGATGAAAGGTACTATTTCAAGGGTCCCATTGGCTAGAGGGAAAGTAAAAATGAATCATGTGTTTTTTGCCGATGATAACATGCTTTTTTGTCAAGCCAATATACAAGAATGGATGAGTCTAAATCAGATTTTAAAGGGATATGAGCAAGCTTCTGGACAAAAGCCCAATAGACAAAAGACAACCTTGTTTTTTAGCAAAAATACCAAGCAACCAGCAAGAAATTATATCAAACAGGTTACTGGGTTAACTGATACATCCAATTTGGAAAAGTACTAAGGCTTGCCTTCTCTCATAGGTAGGTCTAAGGTAAGAGAGTTCCAAGATATAATTGAAAGGGCTAGCAAACGAATTGGAAATTGGAAAACTAAATTTCTCTCACAAGCTGGAAAGGAAATACTACTCAGGGCTGTCATTCAAGCTATTCTAACTTATAGCATGAGTGCCTTTCTTTTACCTAAATTTCTTTGTAATAAGCTCAATTCTATGATGTCAAATTTCTGGTGGGGCTCTCAGGATAAAGTTACTAAGGTGCACTGGAAAAAGTGGGAGAATTTGAGTTTAAGTAAAAGGGATGGAGGGCTTGGCTTTAGAGATCTAGTGTCCTTCAACTTAACATTATTGGCTAAACAAGCATAGAGGCTACTCACACAGGAAACATCAATAGCAGCTCGAATCCTAAAAGCTGTTTATTATCCTCATACTTCTATTTTACAGGCCCAAGTTGGTTCTAGACCTTCTTTTGCTTGGAAGAGCATATGTGCAGCAATTCCTATTATAAAGGAAGGTTACATATGGCAGGTTGGGGATGGCAAGAGTATTAAATTGTAGGAAGATAAATGGATTAAGAGAGAGGGGTCCTGTATAGTTCAATCACAAAGGAAAATTCTGTCTGGAAGTGCAATGGTTGCAAATTTAATTGATACTAATGCAGGATGGTGAAATATTCAGCTTATCAAAGATATTTTCATGGCAGCAGAAGTAGAGAAGATTTTACAAATACCTGTTTCACAAACTGGCTCTTCAGATAGATTGGCTTGGAAAGGCACAGCAGATGGTAGTTTTTCTGTATGAAGTGCTTATCACCTACAAAGACAGAAACAAGGAATCAAAAAAGGGGAATCATCAAATACAGGTGACAGAAGAGAATTGTGGAAGGGTATATAGAATACGGAGACCACAAATGCTGTTAAAGTTTTTATATGGCGTGCTTGCAATGATGCACTACCCACCAAACAGAATTTATGTAAGAAAAGAATAATTACAGACCCTACTTGTTCCATTTGCCTTCACTCACAAGAAACACCAGGACATATTCTCTGGTCATGTCCCTCTGCTCAAGATGTTTGGCTGCTGGGTAATAAGAAACTGCGAAAAGCTTCTATTACAGATGAGGAGTTTGGGAATATTTTTATGCAAGTGCTTAACAGAGTTGGACCTGAGGAGATTGTTTTCTTTGCAAAAACAGCAAGGTTTATATGGATTAGaagaaataagtttatatttgaaaatattttcttacatcCATCAATTCTATATAATAGATCCTTAATAGCACATGAAGAATTCATCCAAGCTCATAATCAGATCAGGGGCTCAAGCAGTATCCGAAACCAGCAGGCTCGTATACAATGGCAACCTCCTCCAACAGATTGGTTAAAACTAAATTGAGATGTGGCAATTAGGAAGACAGACCAGAAGATAGGTGTTGGAGTAGTGTTAAGAGACCATGAAGGGGAAGTTTTGGCAACTCTTATGCAACCTGTAACTTTTTGTGTGCAGCCTAGTATAATAGAGGCAAGGGGTTTGGTCACTGCAGCAAGTTGGTGTAAAAATATGGGTTTGCAAAATGTGCTTTTTGAAGGAGACTCGAGGCAGTTTGTAAATGCAGTGAAGAAGAGAAGTGATCAACATGGTATTCCGAATTGCATGGTGAGAGATACAAAATTGATTCTGGCAGATACAATGTGAGATATTAAACATACTAAAAGGATGGAAACAAAGCGGCACATCTGTTGGCTCAACAAGCAGCTTCACTATGCAATAGAGTTATTCATCTAGACAATGTAATATCAAGTATTCTGCCTCTTGTAATGGCTTATAGCCATAGAACAggttgatgaaatgaaatggaggttttattcaaatatatatatatatatatatatagaatttaatattaaaaatttaatttttttatttatatttactcgatttaaaaaaaaattacacgtaAATTATCCTTTAACAGAATCACAGAATTTGTCCACGTAAATTATCATTTAGTGGGGTCCCAAAAGTTCCTAATTAATGGCTGTACCTCTTCTCACACCATGAATATGCACGCACTACAATAAAgaaagccattttttttttttttttaaagaaagccATGCTTTAGGCTTAACCATCTCCATTTTACACAGCAAACACCATCATATAATACTCCATACATCCAATAATTCATACCAAGCCAGCTTCTAGAAACTGCATGCATGTCGGACCAAATACTCCATACATCCAATTTCAGTACTGTGCATTTCAGGAACCCGCGAAGAAATTCTACGTagaagttttatatatattatatatttttatttaattaatatataatttatcatttttatttttctatcttaatatttacatatgtatacctttaaatagaaaaataaaaatgataaattatatattaattaaatatatgtgCATAGTATAAAACTTCTTTGCAGCATTTCTCGAAACATAAGAGTGCAATCCACCCCCAGTATATGCCTCTCCAAGGCAATCTTCTCGATTCActccaagaaattagaaaacTTTACCGAGTTCTTTTACAACTGAACCAGAAATTCtcgacaataaaaataaaagaaaaattatatatactcatTATTTCTACAccgtatattatatatatttcttttatttcttttatttatttttaaataaaatatgtgatgtatggatgataaataaaaaaattcttttattttaacaagaataaaaataaataaataaataaaaatcaagtgtAGTTTGTGACgtatggataatgagtagaagtgcttagggtatgtttggatcatcaactcatcattacaattttttcaaatttcaatataaaatataataaacaattcaattttttcaaatctcaaaataataataatattaaaaaaataatattttaacaatattttattatctcaactcaactcagtccAACATCCAATCGTaacctaaataaaataaaaggctcTTTTCCCGAGAGAAACTAATTAATCGCATTGGCTTTCCTAAGAAtaatcctaattaattatatatgattccAACAAATATTAGAAGCTCtcctaatatttatatttaattaacaaATGATATTCAAGCAATTAGGACGGAATTACTAGAATCGCATTTCAAGTCTAGTACGTACTTCCGTCCTAAATATTAATGGGAGTAAATTAACCAAAGTACTGATCAAGTCGGTAAAAATTAAGgccttgcattttttattttttattttttggtaaggGCCTCTGATCATCATTGATAATTGtcggaaaaacaaaataaaggatTGGATTCTACATGATgaggaattaattaattaaacctcACAAACTCTAAATAAGACAAAATATACGCAAGGATTCAAATGATTTgacatgaaatatatataagttgtaaTACGCAAAAATCCATTCTCCTATTACATGCATCGACCTTGTTAATTAacacaaaataaagaaaacccaATTATAACAGTTGTATTTATTGACAAAGTTTTGCTGGATCGTCGGACGTGATCTCGCCGCaaaagatcattttttttttttttattacttacaTACACGGTTTGTGTCATTAGCTAAGTATAATTTGCCACCAGTGTAAatcttaggaaaaaaaaaaaaaaaaaaaaaaagaacttgtgATAAATGGACAAATATGTTATAGTGTAAAATCCTATATCATAAGTcagaaatattatttactcCTACCAAGTAAGAAAAGGTAATAAGATTAATTTAAGTGAAAATTAATGCACTCGACAAGGCAGGCCGACAGTCGAAGATAAAAATGTAGAAagtatattaaatatatgatcATTGACAGTAGATCAAGCAGAAAGGATAGGGGATATCTTTAATTGATCTTAGACTACGTACGTACACGAGAGAGGCCAGGGTGaatgctttgagaataaattgAACATAAAGCTTGCAAAAGGGCCGTTGAAGATGGGGTGCTTTAGCCGATAGCCTTTGAATATCTCTATTGATTGGAAACAAGCTGTGAGAAGTGATGCACTAGCGCGCGTAGCTGCAAGTGGCATCACGTATTAGCGGTGCATTAATGcatgaataaataataattgagttGTACGCAAAAAGacttcaaaaggagaaagatggaGAATCTCTGCATTGGCTTTTAGGAAGTACCACTGGGAGCTTTTCTAATAATTTCCTGAGCTTAAATTAAAGTGTCATATAATGCAGCCGTTACTTTTAGGTTAAGAAATGGGCAAATATATATGTGAGAAGAAGATTGTTAGTTGTGAGCTAGGTGTCCCTCAATCTGGAGcgtttgatatgattttgttagaAACTTTTAGCCATTGTTAGTGGACCAATCTCCAATATTAGATCACATCCATGCACCTCTTTCTCATGggtgccaatttttttttctttaaaaaaaaaatgagatgtgcAGCACGAGAACTTCTTAAGAGGCCACCCATCCTAGTATTATTCTCGCCCAAACACGCTTAACTACAGAGTTGATGGGATTCGATGCATTaatgctggtatgatcgcacctcCTGAATGCCAAATTGCATaatccattttaaaaaataaataaacacattatgggattatgaaatatttaatacaatgttTCATGCTGTCTCTTTGTATTAAATCATTCAATTCGTCTACATAAATAGAGCTCTATGCAGGGCCTAGCTTATTTAGGACATTTCAAGAGATAATTTGAAATCATGGATGGTGTTTATTGCTTTTGACAACTTTGTCATGATatgttgttattatata encodes:
- the LOC121256736 gene encoding NDR1/HIN1-like protein 26, which gives rise to MSQVLIKSPKHCAKQGLNIDQHHKKLFFFFSSLFTSILSLILVIWLILRPSKPDFSLREADIYQLNLSGSHLLNSSLQLTLLSKNPNQKVGIYYDELQVYADYKGQRITTNTSLPPFYQGHQDSNLLTASLIGTWLPVAPSFGYEVGRDQTAGKLVLSLKVNGRLRWKVGTWVSGKYRFNVNCVAVMALPAIPTGPLTSKQGSHCATTV